From the genome of Geothrix sp. 21YS21S-4, one region includes:
- a CDS encoding deaminase: protein MSRAQLKDEVFMNMAAELSRLGTCCRLQVGAVLLRADGGIAAAGFNGALPGMPHCTAETCRPGQRCLHTSHAEENALGFCDGPVATAYVTHEPCLVCTRALIRRGVRRVVFRHPYASIADQERAERQAILDHFGVRWDPLA from the coding sequence ATGTCCCGTGCCCAGCTCAAGGATGAAGTCTTCATGAACATGGCGGCGGAGCTCAGCCGCCTGGGGACGTGCTGTCGGCTGCAGGTGGGGGCCGTACTGTTGCGGGCGGACGGCGGGATCGCGGCGGCGGGGTTCAACGGGGCGCTGCCGGGAATGCCCCACTGCACGGCGGAAACCTGCCGGCCGGGGCAGCGCTGCCTCCACACCAGCCACGCGGAGGAGAACGCCCTGGGCTTCTGCGACGGGCCCGTCGCGACGGCCTACGTGACCCACGAGCCCTGCCTGGTCTGCACCCGCGCCCTGATCCGGCGCGGCGTCCGCCGGGTGGTGTTCCGGCACCCCTACGCCAGCATCGCCGACCAGGAACGCGCCGAGCGCCAGGCGATCCTGGACCACTTCGGCGTGCGCTGGGATCCGCTGGCGTAG
- a CDS encoding TatD family hydrolase encodes MHPLFDAHSHPPVEPTPGGLRVICGTGESDWEAVLRRDPGAIPMLGLHPWRVGEASAGWAERLEALLRAHRAGVGECGLDFARKDVDRAAQEAAFRIQLRLARDLRRPVAIHAVRAWGRLLEVLDEEGVPPAGALVHAYGGSPETARALQARAVFLSFSPDLLKPERATARAAFASVEDRFLLLETDGAGGFPRLIEAAAALRGARAEDLAALTWENGRRCFKEVLA; translated from the coding sequence ATGCACCCCCTCTTCGACGCCCACAGCCACCCGCCAGTGGAACCTACGCCGGGGGGGCTGCGCGTGATCTGCGGAACGGGAGAATCGGACTGGGAGGCGGTGCTCCGCCGCGATCCCGGCGCGATTCCCATGCTGGGGCTGCATCCGTGGCGAGTGGGGGAGGCTTCGGCCGGCTGGGCGGAGCGGCTGGAGGCCCTCCTGCGCGCGCATCGCGCGGGCGTGGGCGAATGCGGGCTGGATTTCGCGCGGAAGGATGTGGATCGCGCGGCGCAGGAAGCGGCATTCCGGATCCAACTCCGGCTCGCGCGCGACCTCCGCCGGCCGGTGGCGATCCATGCAGTGCGCGCGTGGGGCCGGCTGCTGGAGGTGTTGGACGAGGAGGGCGTGCCGCCGGCGGGCGCCCTGGTCCACGCCTACGGAGGGAGCCCCGAAACGGCCCGGGCGCTCCAGGCGCGGGCCGTATTTCTGTCCTTCTCTCCGGACCTTCTGAAGCCGGAACGCGCCACCGCGCGGGCTGCGTTCGCGTCGGTGGAGGACCGCTTCCTCCTGCTGGAGACGGACGGCGCCGGGGGCTTTCCCCGCCTGATCGAAGCGGCGGCGGCCCTTCGCGGCGCGCGCGCCGAAGACCTGGCGGCCCTCACCTGGGAGAATGGACGCCGGTGTTTCAAGGAGGTCCTGGCATGA
- a CDS encoding tRNA threonylcarbamoyladenosine dehydratase: MRWFSRSELLLGEAALERLRASRVTVFGLGGVGSFAVEALARAGVGHLRLVDHDVVGPSNLNRQLFALRSTVGQPKAEVAAARVRDINPECDVDPRITFIHTDTLPELLEPRPDAVIDAIDSLTCKVALMRSAHERGLPILSAMGAGGRLSSDQLRVGDLSETRLCPLAARVRKELRKAGITRGIRCVYSLEAADNKRPANPLDIEPHRGPGRARRPVGTISYMPAIVGLKVAEEVLGMLLAQA; the protein is encoded by the coding sequence ATGAGGTGGTTTTCCCGCAGCGAGCTGCTGCTCGGCGAGGCGGCGCTGGAGCGGCTCCGCGCCAGCCGGGTGACGGTCTTCGGGCTGGGCGGCGTGGGCTCCTTCGCGGTGGAGGCCCTGGCCCGGGCCGGCGTGGGCCATCTGCGGCTGGTGGACCACGACGTCGTCGGCCCCAGCAACCTCAACCGCCAGCTGTTCGCCCTCCGCTCGACCGTGGGCCAACCCAAGGCCGAAGTGGCCGCCGCCCGGGTGCGGGACATCAACCCCGAGTGCGACGTGGATCCCCGGATCACCTTCATCCACACGGACACCCTGCCGGAGTTGCTGGAACCGCGGCCGGACGCCGTGATCGACGCCATCGATTCCCTCACTTGCAAGGTGGCGCTCATGCGCTCCGCCCACGAGCGCGGGCTGCCGATCCTGTCGGCCATGGGCGCCGGAGGCCGGCTCAGCAGCGACCAACTGCGCGTGGGCGACCTCAGCGAGACGCGGCTGTGCCCGCTGGCGGCGCGGGTCCGCAAGGAACTGCGGAAGGCCGGAATCACCCGCGGGATCCGCTGCGTCTATTCGCTGGAGGCCGCCGACAACAAGCGGCCCGCCAACCCCCTGGACATCGAGCCCCACCGGGGCCCCGGCCGCGCGCGGCGCCCCGTGGGCACCATCTCCTACATGCCCGCCATCGTCGGCCTGAAGGTCGCGGAGGAAGTGCTAGGGATGCTCCTGGCCCAGGCTTGA
- a CDS encoding PAS domain S-box protein, which yields MLGDLEDFKRALDEHAIVAMTDAQGRITYVNDKFCAISKYSREELLGKDHRILNSGYHPRAFMEQMWKTILSGKVWKGELRNKAKDGRFYWVDTTIVPFLDEHGKPSRFVAIRADITQRKEAEESLRQAQKLESLGVLSGGIAHDFNNLLTTILGNANLGVMSLPPESPAVPFLDQIEKATLRAADLTRQLLAYAGKGRLQVIDVDLNRLVVEMTQLLTVSLSKKAVVRYDLAPELPPISADPSQMQQLVMNLVTNASEAIGDESGGLITVRTGVQTVDEAYAESLLPALPLSPGSYVTLEVSDTGCGMTPEVRERIFDPFFTTKFTGRGLGLSAMLGILRSHHGSLKVYSELGKGSAFRLFLPAVGAPKEEHPPRREGLHWRGTGTLLVVDDEAGARSVARTLGEGLGFRVVEAADGREGVALFELHHAEISVVLMDLTMPHMDGRQAFAKMHAIDPGVPVVLTSGYSEQDVIGDFVDRGLAGFLPKPYRSSQFQAMLRKAVEEGSSLGQEHP from the coding sequence GTGCTGGGCGATCTGGAGGACTTCAAGCGCGCCCTCGACGAGCACGCCATCGTGGCGATGACCGACGCCCAGGGCCGCATCACCTACGTCAACGACAAGTTCTGCGCGATCTCCAAGTACTCCCGCGAGGAGCTGCTGGGGAAGGATCACCGCATCCTCAATTCCGGCTACCACCCGCGCGCGTTCATGGAACAGATGTGGAAGACCATCCTGTCGGGAAAGGTGTGGAAGGGGGAACTCCGCAACAAGGCCAAGGACGGGCGTTTCTACTGGGTGGACACCACCATCGTCCCCTTCCTCGACGAGCACGGGAAACCCTCGCGATTCGTGGCGATCCGCGCCGACATCACCCAGCGGAAGGAGGCGGAGGAATCCCTCCGCCAGGCCCAGAAGCTGGAGAGCCTGGGCGTCCTGTCCGGGGGCATCGCCCACGACTTCAACAACCTCCTCACGACGATCCTCGGCAACGCCAACCTGGGCGTGATGAGCCTTCCGCCGGAAAGTCCGGCGGTGCCCTTCCTGGATCAGATCGAGAAGGCCACGCTCCGCGCCGCGGACCTCACCCGTCAGCTGCTGGCCTACGCCGGGAAGGGGCGGCTCCAGGTCATCGACGTGGACCTCAACCGGCTGGTGGTGGAGATGACCCAGCTGCTCACCGTCTCCCTCTCCAAGAAGGCGGTGGTGCGCTACGACCTCGCGCCGGAGTTGCCGCCCATTTCCGCGGACCCTTCGCAGATGCAGCAGCTCGTGATGAACCTCGTCACGAACGCTTCCGAGGCCATCGGCGACGAGTCCGGTGGGCTGATCACGGTGCGGACCGGCGTCCAGACCGTGGACGAGGCCTACGCCGAGAGCCTGCTTCCCGCGTTGCCGCTCTCGCCGGGGAGCTACGTCACCCTGGAGGTGAGCGACACCGGCTGCGGGATGACGCCCGAGGTGCGGGAGCGGATCTTCGATCCCTTCTTCACCACCAAGTTCACGGGCCGCGGTCTGGGCCTGTCGGCCATGCTGGGGATCCTCCGCAGCCACCACGGCAGCCTCAAGGTCTACAGCGAGCTGGGAAAGGGCTCGGCCTTCCGGCTGTTCCTCCCGGCCGTGGGCGCCCCCAAGGAAGAGCATCCGCCCCGTCGGGAAGGGCTCCACTGGCGGGGAACCGGCACGCTGCTGGTGGTGGATGACGAGGCCGGCGCCCGGTCCGTGGCCCGCACGCTCGGCGAGGGGCTGGGCTTCCGGGTGGTGGAGGCGGCGGACGGCCGCGAAGGCGTGGCCCTGTTCGAACTCCACCACGCCGAAATCTCGGTGGTCCTCATGGATCTCACCATGCCCCACATGGACGGGCGGCAGGCCTTCGCCAAGATGCACGCCATCGATCCGGGTGTGCCCGTCGTCCTCACCAGCGGCTACAGCGAGCAGGACGTCATCGGGGATTTCGTGGATCGCGGCCTGGCCGGATTCCTGCCCAAGCCGTACCGCAGTTCCCAGTTCCAGGCGATGCTGCGCAAGGCGGTGGAAGAGGGATCAAGCCTGGGCCAGGAGCATCCCTAG
- a CDS encoding ATP-binding cassette domain-containing protein, which produces MLAVQNVTMRYGSKILFEDVTTTFNPGRRYGLTGPNGAGKSTFMKILAGELEQQMGNVIRPRKMGILRQDQFAFDAFRVIDTVIMGNAGLWKALQERDAIYEKAEMTDEDGMRVAELEGVVADEDGYTAEADAAVLLDGLGIPEELHDRKMSELQGGQKVRVLLSQALFGSPEALLLDEPTNHLDLDSIHWLEEFLTHYKGTVVVISHDRHFLNNVCTHIADIDYQTIIQYTGGYDDMVMAKIQVRSRIESDNAQREKKIAQLNEFIQRFAAGTRSSQVNSRRKEVERLQPSDLARSNIQRPFIKFNQAKPGGRYALEFEGVKKGYDTDAGRLDVIKGFSAMVQRGEKVAVMGRNGIGKTTLLNALLANAPQVTEGGMKLDAGDVKWGHEANVGYFSQDFAESIPKGYELVSWLHQFDPEATKEQIRGVMGQMLFRGEEGNKMTDVLSGGESCRLLFCKLMLQKPNILVLDEPTNHLDLEAVIALNDALQRYEGTLLLVTHDEDLIDEVATRIWHLTETGVEDFQGTYAEYNAPTGH; this is translated from the coding sequence ATGCTTGCAGTGCAGAACGTCACCATGCGCTACGGATCGAAGATCCTCTTCGAGGACGTCACGACCACGTTCAACCCGGGCCGCCGCTACGGCCTGACGGGGCCGAACGGGGCGGGGAAGTCCACGTTCATGAAGATCCTGGCTGGCGAGCTGGAGCAGCAGATGGGGAACGTGATCCGTCCCCGGAAGATGGGCATCCTGCGCCAGGACCAGTTCGCCTTCGACGCGTTCCGCGTCATCGACACGGTGATCATGGGCAATGCGGGCCTGTGGAAGGCGCTCCAGGAGCGGGACGCCATCTACGAGAAGGCCGAGATGACCGACGAGGACGGCATGCGCGTGGCCGAGCTGGAAGGCGTGGTGGCCGACGAGGACGGCTACACGGCCGAAGCCGATGCCGCCGTGCTGCTGGACGGCCTGGGCATTCCCGAGGAGCTGCACGACCGCAAAATGAGCGAGCTGCAGGGCGGCCAGAAGGTCCGCGTGCTGCTCTCCCAGGCCCTCTTCGGCAGTCCCGAGGCGCTGCTGCTGGACGAGCCCACCAACCATCTGGACTTGGATTCCATCCACTGGCTGGAGGAATTCCTCACCCACTACAAGGGCACCGTGGTGGTGATCTCCCACGACCGGCATTTCCTGAACAACGTCTGCACGCACATCGCCGACATCGACTACCAGACGATCATCCAGTACACCGGCGGCTACGACGACATGGTGATGGCGAAGATCCAGGTGCGGTCGCGCATCGAATCGGACAACGCCCAGCGCGAGAAGAAGATCGCCCAGCTCAACGAGTTCATCCAGCGCTTCGCCGCGGGCACCCGCAGCAGCCAGGTGAACAGCCGCCGCAAGGAAGTGGAGCGCCTGCAGCCCAGCGATCTGGCCCGCAGCAACATCCAGCGACCCTTCATCAAGTTCAACCAGGCGAAGCCGGGCGGACGCTACGCCCTGGAATTCGAAGGCGTGAAGAAGGGCTACGACACCGACGCGGGCCGGCTGGACGTCATCAAGGGCTTCAGCGCCATGGTGCAGCGGGGCGAGAAGGTCGCGGTCATGGGCCGCAACGGCATCGGCAAGACCACGCTGCTGAACGCCCTGCTGGCCAACGCCCCCCAGGTGACGGAGGGGGGGATGAAGCTGGACGCAGGCGACGTGAAGTGGGGTCACGAGGCCAACGTGGGCTACTTCTCGCAGGACTTCGCTGAGAGCATCCCCAAGGGCTATGAGCTCGTCTCCTGGCTCCACCAGTTCGATCCCGAGGCCACCAAGGAGCAGATCCGCGGCGTCATGGGCCAGATGCTCTTCCGCGGGGAAGAGGGCAACAAGATGACGGACGTCCTCAGCGGTGGCGAGTCCTGCCGCCTGCTGTTCTGCAAGCTGATGCTGCAGAAGCCCAACATCCTGGTGCTGGACGAACCCACCAACCACCTCGACTTGGAGGCGGTCATCGCGCTCAACGACGCGCTCCAGCGCTACGAGGGGACCCTCCTGCTGGTCACCCACGACGAGGACCTCATCGACGAAGTGGCCACGCGCATCTGGCACCTCACGGAGACCGGCGTGGAGGACTTCCAGGGCACCTATGCGGAGTACAACGCACCCACCGGTCACTGA
- a CDS encoding BlaI/MecI/CopY family transcriptional regulator has translation MRHALNRPTDVELSILRTLWDLGPATVRQVHAVLGTDRDLAYTAVLKMMQTMVDKGLLLRDESDRSHVYRPSQAREHTLKHLVDDLLERAFGGSALDLLATTLANRKLAASEREEITQLLAKAKEKRP, from the coding sequence ATGCGCCACGCACTCAATCGCCCCACCGATGTGGAACTCTCCATCCTCCGCACCCTGTGGGATCTTGGTCCGGCGACCGTGCGCCAGGTTCACGCCGTACTTGGCACAGACCGCGATCTGGCCTACACGGCGGTGCTGAAGATGATGCAGACCATGGTGGACAAAGGGCTGCTGCTGCGGGATGAGTCGGACCGATCGCATGTCTACCGGCCCTCCCAGGCGCGAGAACATACCTTGAAGCACCTGGTGGATGACCTGCTGGAGCGGGCCTTCGGGGGCAGCGCCCTGGACCTGCTTGCCACCACCCTCGCCAATCGGAAACTCGCGGCCAGCGAGCGCGAGGAGATCACCCAATTGCTCGCCAAGGCCAAGGAGAAGCGGCCATGA
- a CDS encoding M56 family metallopeptidase encodes MISLLESLAAQRLAWSLLHFLWQGTLLGLLAWGTLALLRRRRPQLRYAAGCAFLFACLGTAMATYAVLSPAPHPPITDAGFIGAAPALDQPLGLAWSETLTPVSTFGAASLPWRARLQPYLPWVLAIWAVGVLLLSFRAAGGWLWLRRLKALGTPIPQPEWFERLVRKANLRRAVRFLESARVVTPMCMGLLRPVILLPLGFFAHLDPLAAEAVLAHELAHLRRLDGLVNGLQCVIEVLFFFHPAVWWISRRIRTEREHCCDDAAVLVCGDAVYYAEILSRLDALRDRPPSLALSAKGGNLVERLRRLLLADPPQLRFATPSLTLLAALLLVGSLPAQAEKPAVPNYETKKAITQVPSQPDGNDLPQTAPEVTAASRFGPILRPMALTFPSRGSVELPAAPGEIATPMLSRAAAMPPSAPQASPKPDSIAPTTPTAQPPAKTQPTPEASFVTATKTQGGLPVLKGRQLPIAKGPGQGAMFLPPYTAIIEDEIPEYRVTWYAVLVPPKTTIQIQARSETGGAYLRLKPSGWAANVRQPFRGYQECSFTNERSSEKTIIFHLAFDANYPGSRKVAIHQTLTPIPSGPDGRAPADIPPSPPPLERTAPFADKEPTLEEARHIIQTYADQHPWGDTYNQAISEVHILGRERWNDAYTGHWPPTQEKKHLIQAIKHIDGWVVTFQIQEPSKSPRTLTVLLDKDGVIHWRKAWPMLPYGLNKDSFGP; translated from the coding sequence ATGATCTCCCTCCTGGAATCCCTCGCAGCCCAGCGCCTAGCCTGGAGCCTGCTCCACTTCCTCTGGCAGGGCACACTGCTGGGCCTCCTGGCCTGGGGAACCCTCGCCCTGCTCCGGCGACGGCGTCCCCAACTCCGCTACGCCGCGGGATGCGCCTTCCTCTTCGCCTGCCTGGGCACCGCCATGGCCACTTACGCCGTGCTCTCACCGGCCCCGCATCCTCCGATCACCGACGCTGGCTTCATCGGGGCAGCTCCTGCTTTGGATCAGCCGCTCGGCTTGGCCTGGTCGGAGACCCTCACGCCCGTGTCGACGTTCGGGGCCGCATCCTTGCCCTGGCGTGCCCGACTGCAGCCCTACCTCCCGTGGGTCCTGGCCATCTGGGCCGTGGGCGTTCTCTTGCTCAGCTTCCGGGCCGCGGGCGGATGGCTCTGGCTGCGCCGTTTGAAGGCCCTTGGAACGCCCATCCCCCAACCAGAGTGGTTCGAGCGCCTGGTGCGGAAGGCAAACCTGCGCCGCGCGGTGCGCTTCCTCGAATCGGCCCGCGTGGTGACGCCCATGTGCATGGGACTGCTTCGGCCTGTAATCCTCCTGCCCCTGGGGTTCTTCGCCCACCTGGACCCCCTCGCCGCTGAAGCGGTGCTGGCTCACGAACTCGCCCACCTCCGCCGCCTGGACGGCCTGGTCAACGGCCTCCAATGCGTGATCGAAGTGCTCTTCTTCTTCCATCCAGCGGTGTGGTGGATCTCCCGACGGATCCGGACCGAACGGGAACACTGCTGTGATGACGCCGCCGTCCTTGTTTGCGGAGATGCCGTCTACTACGCCGAAATCCTGAGCCGACTCGACGCCTTGCGCGACCGCCCCCCCTCCCTGGCGCTGAGCGCCAAAGGAGGCAATCTCGTGGAACGCCTGCGCCGGCTGCTGCTGGCCGACCCTCCCCAGCTTCGCTTCGCCACCCCGAGCCTCACCCTTCTCGCGGCCCTCCTCCTGGTCGGCAGTCTCCCGGCTCAGGCCGAGAAGCCCGCGGTTCCCAATTACGAGACCAAGAAGGCGATCACCCAGGTTCCGTCCCAGCCCGATGGCAACGACCTTCCGCAAACGGCTCCGGAGGTCACCGCGGCCAGCAGGTTCGGTCCCATCCTCAGGCCCATGGCCCTTACCTTCCCGAGCCGCGGGTCGGTGGAACTCCCCGCGGCCCCAGGGGAGATCGCCACTCCCATGCTCTCTAGGGCCGCAGCAATGCCCCCATCAGCCCCGCAGGCCTCCCCCAAGCCCGATTCCATCGCACCTACGACGCCGACCGCGCAGCCTCCCGCGAAAACCCAGCCGACGCCGGAAGCCAGTTTTGTCACCGCCACGAAAACCCAGGGAGGTCTGCCAGTCCTCAAAGGAAGGCAGTTGCCCATCGCCAAGGGACCGGGCCAGGGGGCAATGTTCCTTCCCCCCTATACGGCCATCATCGAGGACGAGATTCCCGAATACAGGGTGACTTGGTACGCAGTCCTCGTACCTCCTAAAACCACCATCCAGATTCAAGCTCGCAGCGAGACTGGGGGAGCTTATCTCCGGCTGAAACCTTCCGGCTGGGCAGCGAATGTGCGCCAGCCCTTCCGGGGCTACCAGGAATGTTCGTTCACCAATGAACGCTCAAGCGAGAAGACCATCATTTTCCACCTCGCCTTCGATGCGAACTATCCGGGCTCACGAAAGGTGGCCATCCATCAGACGCTCACCCCCATCCCCTCCGGACCAGATGGCAGGGCCCCCGCAGACATCCCACCCAGCCCGCCTCCGCTGGAAAGGACCGCACCTTTTGCCGACAAGGAACCGACGCTGGAAGAGGCCCGGCACATCATCCAGACCTATGCGGATCAGCACCCCTGGGGCGACACCTACAACCAGGCCATCTCCGAGGTTCACATCCTGGGTAGGGAACGCTGGAATGACGCCTACACAGGGCATTGGCCCCCCACGCAGGAGAAAAAACATCTCATCCAGGCCATCAAGCACATCGATGGCTGGGTCGTCACGTTCCAAATCCAGGAACCCTCGAAGTCCCCAAGGACCCTCACGGTCCTCCTCGACAAGGACGGCGTGATCCACTGGCGCAAGGCTTGGCCCATGCTGCCGTACGGCCTCAATAAGGACAGTTTTGGCCCGTGA
- a CDS encoding single-stranded DNA-binding protein: MSGSLNKVLLIGNLGRDPELKATPSGQSVARFSVATTETWKNPQGEKQSKTEWHNIVVWGKQAEIAEKYLRKGKQVMIEGRIQYREYTDQAGVKKTACDIRCDNFVMLGRMEDGGGSRDSSGYGSRGGSQDFEDHGAPSPAGSGGGSFPDDDIPF, from the coding sequence ATGTCCGGATCCTTGAACAAAGTCCTGCTCATCGGAAACCTCGGGCGCGACCCCGAGCTGAAGGCCACGCCTTCGGGCCAGAGCGTCGCCCGCTTCTCCGTCGCCACCACGGAGACCTGGAAGAATCCCCAGGGCGAGAAGCAGAGCAAGACCGAGTGGCACAACATCGTGGTGTGGGGCAAGCAGGCCGAGATCGCCGAGAAGTACCTGCGCAAGGGCAAGCAGGTGATGATCGAGGGCCGCATCCAGTACCGCGAGTACACCGACCAGGCCGGCGTCAAGAAGACCGCCTGCGACATCCGCTGCGACAACTTCGTCATGCTGGGCCGCATGGAAGACGGCGGCGGCAGCCGGGACAGCAGCGGCTACGGCAGCCGCGGCGGTTCCCAGGACTTCGAGGATCACGGCGCCCCCAGCCCGGCGGGCAGCGGCGGCGGCAGCTTCCCGGACGACGACATCCCGTTCTAG
- a CDS encoding gamma-glutamyl-gamma-aminobutyrate hydrolase family protein: MSSILVSCKSKSGAEKHYLPAVRGAGWTGPIHLAAPGDALPDLAEVAGLLLTGGGDIHPRHWDPSEAVHGEAEVDEARDLFEIPLIRRAWDAGLPILGICRGEQTLNVALGGSMVQHVPEHYGCEPTRHQHGTPDVPDMHHRVQLAPGSRLRALLGEDVFLVNSRHHQAVKRVAPALVAVGWHLDTVHPETGPLIEAVEAADPARWAFGVQWHPENLVGLKGPAGDAARDLFAAFIKAIG; this comes from the coding sequence GTGTCAAGCATTCTGGTGAGCTGCAAAAGCAAGTCCGGCGCCGAGAAGCATTACCTTCCGGCGGTCCGGGGCGCCGGGTGGACCGGGCCGATCCACCTGGCCGCCCCCGGGGATGCCCTGCCCGACCTGGCGGAGGTGGCCGGGCTGCTGCTCACGGGAGGGGGCGACATCCATCCCCGCCACTGGGACCCCAGCGAGGCCGTCCATGGAGAAGCCGAGGTGGACGAGGCGCGGGACCTATTCGAGATCCCCCTCATCCGCAGAGCCTGGGACGCGGGCCTGCCCATCCTCGGCATCTGCCGGGGGGAACAGACGCTCAACGTGGCCCTCGGCGGCAGCATGGTGCAGCACGTACCCGAGCACTACGGCTGCGAGCCCACGCGCCACCAGCACGGCACGCCCGACGTCCCCGACATGCACCACCGCGTCCAGCTGGCGCCGGGATCCCGCCTGCGGGCCCTCCTGGGCGAGGATGTCTTTTTGGTGAACAGCCGCCACCACCAGGCGGTGAAGCGCGTGGCGCCCGCGCTCGTGGCCGTGGGCTGGCACCTGGACACCGTCCATCCCGAAACGGGCCCGCTGATCGAGGCCGTGGAAGCCGCCGATCCCGCCCGCTGGGCCTTCGGCGTCCAGTGGCATCCGGAGAACCTCGTGGGCCTCAAAGGCCCCGCCGGCGACGCCGCCCGCGACCTGTTCGCCGCGTTCATCAAAGCGATCGGCTGA
- a CDS encoding enoyl-CoA hydratase/isomerase family protein produces the protein MSSPLRFEIRDRIATLTLDRPDKLNALVPEMKEGFEEALARAAEPDVKALFLRGAGRAFCAGGDIGWMAKALAEGRWAEMEALLDLGATVAYHLAILPKPVVAVVQGPAAGAGMSLALCADLRLATPEAAFSMAFVKIGLHPDWGGSVMLSRLVNPAVAGELMWTGEPFAADRAQALGLVNRIVPADHLEAAVESLARRLAAGPAETFARIKATLLRNQGLDPEGLRTRLAAEGDQMKAAMRHSDAKEGLAAFLEKRVPRFA, from the coding sequence ATGTCGTCGCCCCTCCGCTTCGAGATCCGCGATCGCATCGCCACGCTGACCCTCGACCGCCCCGACAAGCTGAACGCCCTCGTTCCGGAGATGAAGGAAGGGTTCGAGGAGGCTCTGGCCCGAGCGGCGGAGCCGGACGTGAAGGCGCTGTTCCTCCGCGGCGCGGGACGGGCCTTCTGCGCGGGCGGCGACATCGGGTGGATGGCGAAGGCGCTGGCGGAGGGCCGGTGGGCGGAGATGGAAGCCCTGCTGGACCTCGGCGCGACCGTGGCCTACCACCTGGCGATCCTCCCCAAGCCGGTGGTGGCGGTGGTCCAGGGTCCCGCGGCGGGCGCGGGCATGAGCCTCGCGCTTTGCGCGGACCTGCGCCTGGCCACGCCGGAGGCCGCTTTCAGCATGGCCTTCGTCAAGATCGGCCTGCACCCGGACTGGGGCGGCAGCGTGATGCTGTCGCGCCTGGTGAACCCCGCCGTGGCGGGCGAGCTGATGTGGACGGGAGAACCCTTTGCCGCCGACCGCGCTCAGGCGCTGGGGCTGGTGAACCGCATCGTCCCCGCGGACCACCTGGAAGCCGCGGTGGAGTCCCTGGCCCGGCGCCTGGCCGCGGGGCCAGCCGAAACCTTCGCCCGGATCAAGGCCACCCTCCTCCGCAACCAGGGACTGGATCCCGAGGGCCTGCGGACGCGGCTGGCGGCGGAGGGCGACCAGATGAAAGCCGCCATGCGCCACTCCGACGCGAAAGAAGGCCTCGCCGCCTTCCTGGAGAAGCGCGTACCCCGCTTCGCCTGA
- a CDS encoding transketolase family protein → MAGMETAGVGGKAGAVMDSLRDAYGETLVELGNEGANLVVFDADLAGSTRTSKFAKAFPERFFNMGAAEQGMVAAAAGASTTGVVPFVSTFAMFATGRAYEFVRQAVGVGHQNVKIVATHAGLTVGEDGGTHQCLEDLALMRMIPGMTVISPADALETKQAVRAAYAYRGPVYIRLTRDKFPRLHSEDYRFEIGKAVVVRPGKDVLLVGCGLGTSICLEAAELLAAEGVEATVLHSPTLKPFDRETLLTLAKNHRAVVTCEEHQAHGGLGGIVAELLSEAHPMPLRRVGVQDQFGQSGKPEKLLEAYGVTPQAVAAAARAAL, encoded by the coding sequence ATGGCGGGCATGGAAACGGCGGGCGTGGGCGGCAAAGCCGGCGCGGTGATGGACAGCCTGCGGGATGCCTATGGCGAGACGCTGGTGGAGCTGGGGAACGAGGGTGCCAACCTGGTGGTCTTCGACGCCGACCTCGCCGGGTCCACCCGCACCAGCAAATTCGCCAAGGCCTTCCCCGAGCGGTTCTTCAACATGGGTGCCGCGGAGCAGGGCATGGTGGCCGCCGCCGCCGGGGCCAGCACCACCGGCGTGGTGCCCTTCGTCAGCACCTTCGCCATGTTCGCCACGGGGCGGGCCTATGAATTCGTCCGCCAAGCCGTGGGCGTGGGCCACCAGAACGTGAAGATCGTGGCCACCCACGCGGGCCTCACCGTGGGCGAGGACGGCGGTACCCACCAGTGCCTCGAGGACCTGGCTCTCATGCGGATGATTCCCGGCATGACGGTGATCTCGCCCGCCGACGCCCTGGAGACGAAGCAGGCCGTGCGCGCCGCCTATGCCTACCGCGGGCCCGTCTACATCCGCCTCACCCGCGACAAGTTCCCCCGGCTCCACTCCGAGGACTACCGCTTCGAGATCGGCAAGGCGGTGGTGGTGCGGCCCGGCAAGGACGTCCTGCTGGTGGGCTGCGGCCTCGGCACGTCCATCTGCCTGGAGGCGGCGGAACTCCTGGCCGCCGAAGGCGTGGAGGCCACCGTGCTTCACAGCCCCACCCTGAAGCCCTTCGACCGCGAGACGCTCCTGACGCTGGCCAAGAATCACCGCGCCGTCGTGACCTGCGAGGAGCACCAGGCCCATGGCGGCCTCGGCGGGATCGTGGCGGAGCTCCTGTCGGAGGCGCACCCCATGCCCCTCCGCCGCGTGGGCGTGCAGGACCAGTTCGGCCAGAGCGGCAAGCCGGAGAAGCTGCTGGAAGCCTACGGCGTCACGCCCCAGGCCGTGGCCGCCGCCGCTCGGGCCGCCCTCTGA